From a single Maritimibacter sp. DP1N21-5 genomic region:
- a CDS encoding type III PLP-dependent enzyme, whose translation MTYVAQGAFAPVSRLDSAVADMIVDKPTLVLDIDRVEFQYHQLAQGLGEAHIHYAVKANPTREIIERLVNIGSHFDAASRAEIELCLSQGAAPEHISFGNTVKKPADIAFAHHAGVDIFAADAVEELEKIAENAPGAQVYIRVLVENSEADWPLSRKFGCRSDMVNDLMARAVELGLRPVGLSFHVGSQTRRADMWTGVLDAVAEIWKSAREAGFDLDLLNIGGGFPAFYGEQIDGPMTYAARVMELVRARFGKVARVMAEPGRGLVAESGAIIAEVLLVSKKSDSDTHRWVYLDIGRFSGLAETEGEAIRYQFVTARDGDEFGPCVMAGPSCDSADVLYEKRPVMLPTTLKSGDRIVIRNCGAYTSSYSSVGFNGFPPLDVVVL comes from the coding sequence ATGACCTACGTTGCACAAGGCGCCTTCGCGCCCGTTTCTCGTCTCGACTCGGCCGTGGCCGACATGATCGTCGACAAACCGACCCTGGTGCTCGACATCGACCGCGTGGAATTCCAGTATCACCAGCTCGCTCAGGGTCTCGGCGAAGCCCACATCCACTATGCCGTGAAGGCGAACCCGACCCGTGAGATCATCGAGCGTCTGGTCAACATCGGCTCGCACTTCGACGCCGCCTCGCGCGCCGAGATCGAGCTGTGCCTGTCGCAGGGCGCCGCGCCCGAGCACATTTCCTTCGGCAATACCGTGAAGAAACCCGCCGACATCGCCTTCGCGCATCACGCCGGCGTCGACATCTTCGCGGCCGACGCGGTCGAAGAGCTTGAGAAGATTGCCGAAAACGCCCCGGGCGCGCAGGTCTACATCCGTGTGCTCGTCGAAAACTCCGAAGCCGACTGGCCGCTGTCGCGCAAGTTCGGCTGCCGTTCGGACATGGTCAACGACCTGATGGCGCGCGCTGTCGAGCTTGGCCTGCGCCCCGTTGGCCTGTCGTTCCACGTCGGCTCGCAAACCCGCCGGGCCGACATGTGGACCGGCGTGCTCGACGCTGTGGCCGAGATCTGGAAATCGGCCCGTGAGGCGGGCTTCGACCTCGACCTTCTCAACATCGGTGGCGGCTTCCCCGCCTTCTATGGCGAGCAGATCGACGGACCGATGACCTACGCCGCCCGCGTGATGGAGCTGGTCCGTGCCCGCTTCGGCAAGGTTGCCCGCGTCATGGCAGAACCCGGTCGCGGCCTCGTCGCCGAATCCGGCGCGATCATCGCGGAAGTGCTGCTCGTGTCGAAGAAATCCGACAGCGACACGCACCGCTGGGTCTATCTCGACATCGGCCGTTTCTCGGGCCTTGCCGAGACCGAAGGCGAAGCTATCCGTTACCAGTTCGTCACCGCCCGTGACGGCGACGAGTTCGGCCCCTGCGTTATGGCCGGCCCGTCCTGCGACTCCGCCGACGTGCTCTACGAGAAGCGTCCGGTCATGCTGCCGACTACGCTGAAGTCGGGCGACCGCATCGTGATCCGCAACTGCGGCGCCTACACGTCGTCCTACTCTTCGGTCGGCTTCAACGGCTTCCCGCCCCTCGACGTGGTCGTTCTCTGA
- a CDS encoding pyridoxamine 5'-phosphate oxidase family protein produces the protein MAKQFDTIEDAHRRFIEDQHIYFVGTAAESGRVNVSPKGMDSLRILGPNRVLWLNLTGSGNETAAHLARVDRMTLMWCSFTTRPLILRIYGTARTVHPRDPAWDELYASFPPDIGARQIYDVSVEMVQTSCGYAVPFFEAPRQRETLTKWAEDKGEDGIRAYWAEKNQTTIDGFDTGIFDDA, from the coding sequence ATGGCCAAACAGTTCGACACCATCGAAGATGCGCACCGCCGCTTCATCGAAGACCAGCACATCTACTTCGTCGGAACCGCCGCCGAAAGCGGACGCGTCAACGTCTCGCCCAAGGGCATGGACTCGCTTCGCATCCTGGGGCCGAACCGCGTCCTCTGGCTCAACCTCACCGGGTCGGGCAATGAAACCGCCGCGCATCTGGCACGGGTGGACCGGATGACGCTCATGTGGTGCAGCTTTACCACCCGACCGCTCATCCTGCGGATCTACGGCACCGCCCGCACGGTGCATCCCCGGGACCCGGCGTGGGACGAGCTTTACGCGTCGTTCCCGCCCGACATTGGCGCGCGGCAGATTTATGACGTGTCGGTGGAGATGGTGCAGACCTCCTGCGGCTATGCCGTTCCCTTCTTCGAAGCCCCGCGCCAACGCGAGACACTGACCAAGTGGGCCGAGGACAAGGGCGAGGACGGTATCCGCGCCTATTGGGCCGAGAAAAACCAGACCACCATCGACGGTTTCGACACGGGCATCTTCGATGACGCTTGA
- a CDS encoding YeeE/YedE family protein, giving the protein MFESLGFESLTAPQAAVWLGVILGVAFGALAERTRFCFRRALVGEDRRQAGGVWAMALAFALIGTQAAVLAGLIDFGDHRFMAGDLPILSILLGGALFGAGMILARGCASRLTVLGATGNLRALAVMIIFAVVAHATLKGVLAPVRTMLASVTLPLGDGASLASLPGGALLWTAVLALAALALALTSGNRIGTLALAALLGLQVPAAWVGTGFVLYDDFDPIALDGLSFTAPWADGLFFTIASSAIPANFGVGLIGGTLAGALVASLAGRSFRWQSFTSPRETGRYAAGAVLMGLGGVVAGGCTIGAGLAGIPTLSVAALLTLFAIAGGALATQAVLTGSARGAAVPAE; this is encoded by the coding sequence ATGTTCGAGAGCCTTGGTTTCGAAAGCCTTACCGCCCCGCAGGCCGCGGTCTGGCTCGGGGTGATCCTCGGGGTCGCCTTCGGCGCGCTGGCCGAACGCACGCGGTTCTGCTTTCGCCGGGCCCTTGTCGGCGAAGACCGGCGGCAGGCGGGTGGCGTCTGGGCGATGGCACTGGCCTTCGCGTTGATCGGGACGCAGGCGGCGGTGCTGGCCGGTCTGATCGACTTCGGCGATCACCGTTTCATGGCCGGCGACCTTCCGATCCTGTCGATCCTACTGGGCGGCGCCCTTTTCGGCGCAGGGATGATCCTCGCTCGGGGGTGCGCCTCGCGTCTCACCGTTCTGGGGGCGACCGGCAACCTGCGCGCGCTCGCGGTGATGATTATCTTCGCGGTCGTGGCCCATGCCACGCTGAAAGGCGTTCTCGCACCCGTTCGCACCATGCTCGCTTCTGTCACGCTGCCGCTTGGCGATGGCGCGAGCCTTGCCTCCCTGCCCGGCGGCGCGCTCCTGTGGACCGCCGTTCTGGCGCTAGCGGCGCTTGCGCTGGCACTCACCTCCGGCAATCGGATCGGCACGCTGGCGCTGGCCGCATTGCTTGGCCTCCAGGTCCCTGCCGCATGGGTCGGAACCGGCTTCGTGCTCTACGACGACTTTGACCCCATCGCTCTCGACGGCCTCTCCTTCACCGCGCCCTGGGCCGACGGGTTGTTCTTCACCATCGCCTCTTCCGCCATCCCCGCGAACTTCGGCGTGGGCCTGATCGGCGGCACGCTCGCGGGGGCGCTCGTCGCCTCGCTCGCCGGTCGCAGCTTCCGCTGGCAAAGCTTCACCTCGCCCCGTGAAACCGGGCGTTACGCGGCGGGCGCGGTCCTGATGGGGCTAGGCGGCGTGGTCGCCGGGGGCTGCACCATCGGCGCGGGGCTCGCGGGCATCCCGACCCTGTCGGTCGCCGCTCTCCTGACCCTCTTCGCCATCGCGGGCGGGGCGCTCGCGACACAGGCGGTTCTCACCGGATCGGCGCGGGGCGCGGCGGTTCCGGCGGAATAA
- the glmS gene encoding glutamine--fructose-6-phosphate transaminase (isomerizing): protein MCGIVGILGKHEVSPIILEALRRLEYRGYDSAGIATVNEAGALDRRRAVGKLVNLSDVLVHDPLPGRAGIGHTRWATHGGVTTENAHPHRAGQVSVVHNGIIENFARLRDELAAAGKVMESQTDTETVAAYVALAMENGAEPADAVREVLGKLEGAYSLLFLFDGEKDLMIAARKNSPLAIGHGDGEMYVGSDAIALANLTNRITYLEEGDWAVITRAGATIYDASGKRANREMREVRLDATRIEKAGYKHFMMKEIAEQPTVVGGVLSAYLSGDGTGITMELPGVDFTKVSRVSIVACGTAYYAGLVAKYWFEHYARLPVDIDVASEFRYREPPFAEGTLSVFVSQSGETADTLAALRYSRDRAAHIVSLVNSPESSIARESDVALPIHAGVEVSVASTKAFTCMLATFAVMVLKAAADRGQIAPAELTERLADLRKLPGLMSHAISIEGELDRAARKVAEAHDVLFLGRGQMFPLALEGALKLKEISYLHAEGYASGELKHGPIALVDKETPTVVLAPHDGLFEKTVSNMQEVMARGGRVLLIADARGIAQAGSNVWRTITMPDAPELIQPILYAIPAQLLAYHAAIAKGTDVDQPRNLAKSVTVE from the coding sequence ATGTGCGGCATCGTCGGTATCCTTGGCAAACACGAAGTCTCCCCGATCATCCTCGAAGCGCTGCGTCGACTCGAGTATCGCGGCTACGACTCGGCAGGCATCGCGACCGTGAATGAAGCCGGCGCGCTTGACCGGCGTCGCGCAGTGGGCAAGCTCGTGAACCTGTCGGACGTACTGGTCCACGATCCGCTGCCCGGTCGCGCCGGTATCGGACACACCCGCTGGGCCACCCATGGCGGCGTGACCACCGAGAACGCGCACCCCCATCGCGCGGGCCAGGTTTCGGTCGTGCACAACGGGATCATCGAGAACTTCGCGCGCCTGCGCGACGAACTCGCGGCCGCCGGCAAGGTGATGGAAAGCCAGACCGACACCGAGACCGTCGCGGCCTATGTCGCGCTTGCCATGGAGAACGGGGCCGAACCCGCCGACGCCGTGCGCGAGGTCTTGGGCAAGCTCGAGGGCGCCTATTCGCTTCTCTTCCTTTTCGACGGCGAGAAGGACCTCATGATCGCCGCGCGCAAGAACAGCCCGCTCGCCATCGGGCATGGCGACGGCGAGATGTATGTCGGCTCCGACGCCATCGCGCTGGCCAATCTGACGAACCGGATCACCTATCTGGAAGAAGGCGACTGGGCCGTGATCACCCGCGCGGGGGCGACGATCTATGACGCCTCGGGCAAACGGGCCAACCGCGAGATGCGCGAAGTCCGCCTCGATGCCACCCGGATCGAAAAGGCGGGCTACAAGCATTTCATGATGAAGGAAATCGCCGAACAGCCCACCGTCGTGGGCGGCGTTCTTTCAGCCTATCTCTCGGGCGACGGCACGGGGATCACGATGGAGCTGCCCGGCGTCGACTTCACCAAGGTCAGCCGCGTTTCCATCGTGGCCTGCGGCACCGCTTACTACGCCGGTCTGGTCGCCAAATACTGGTTCGAGCACTACGCCCGCCTGCCCGTCGATATCGATGTGGCGAGCGAGTTTCGCTACCGTGAGCCGCCCTTCGCCGAGGGCACGCTCTCGGTCTTCGTGAGCCAGTCGGGCGAGACCGCCGACACGCTGGCCGCGCTGCGCTATTCCAGGGACCGGGCCGCGCATATCGTGTCGCTGGTCAATTCGCCGGAAAGCTCCATCGCCCGCGAAAGCGACGTGGCGCTGCCGATCCACGCGGGCGTCGAGGTATCGGTCGCCTCGACCAAGGCCTTCACCTGCATGCTCGCCACCTTCGCGGTCATGGTCCTCAAGGCCGCCGCGGACCGGGGCCAGATCGCGCCTGCGGAGCTGACAGAACGGCTTGCCGACCTGCGCAAGCTGCCTGGCCTCATGTCCCACGCGATCTCCATCGAAGGCGAATTGGACCGCGCCGCCCGCAAGGTGGCCGAAGCGCATGACGTGCTGTTCCTCGGGCGCGGCCAGATGTTTCCGCTCGCATTGGAAGGCGCACTGAAACTGAAGGAAATCAGCTACCTGCATGCCGAAGGTTATGCATCGGGTGAACTCAAGCATGGCCCCATTGCGCTTGTCGACAAGGAAACCCCCACGGTCGTGCTCGCCCCCCATGACGGTCTGTTCGAGAAGACGGTTTCGAACATGCAGGAGGTCATGGCACGGGGTGGCCGGGTGCTGCTCATTGCCGACGCGCGCGGGATTGCGCAGGCCGGATCGAATGTCTGGCGCACGATCACCATGCCCGACGCGCCCGAGCTGATCCAGCCGATCCTTTATGCGATCCCGGCGCAGCTCCTCGCCTATCACGCGGCCATTGCCAAGGGCACGGACGTGGACCAGCCGCGCAACCTCGCGAAGTCCGTGACGGTGGAGTAA
- a CDS encoding DNA alkylation repair protein — MTLDEALAELRAAIEPGRAEGMSAYHKQSREVLGIPNPALNDITTAWRRSLSVLERVALADALWKTDIFEARIAAAKLLTQARIKGDGPVWDLIVSWLSDLDSWAIADHAMMAAQKRLVAEPSRIDTVEGWTTSDSMWTRRAALVATLPWTKQNFPKPEDLAIRDRVLGWAEGYVDDQEWFIQKAVAWWLRDLSRHDMSRVHDFLEKNGSKMKGFARKEAAKHLT, encoded by the coding sequence ATGACGCTTGACGAGGCCTTGGCCGAATTGCGCGCCGCCATCGAGCCGGGGCGTGCCGAGGGCATGTCCGCCTACCACAAGCAAAGCCGCGAGGTTCTGGGCATTCCGAATCCTGCGCTGAACGACATCACGACAGCTTGGCGACGGTCCCTGAGCGTCCTGGAGCGCGTGGCGCTGGCCGATGCGCTGTGGAAGACGGACATCTTCGAGGCGCGCATCGCCGCCGCCAAGCTCCTCACGCAAGCCCGCATCAAGGGCGACGGTCCCGTCTGGGACCTCATCGTGTCCTGGCTTTCGGATCTGGACAGCTGGGCCATCGCCGACCACGCCATGATGGCCGCCCAGAAGCGGTTGGTGGCCGAGCCGTCGCGCATCGACACGGTCGAGGGCTGGACTACTTCCGACAGCATGTGGACCCGGCGCGCCGCGCTCGTCGCCACGCTGCCATGGACCAAGCAGAACTTTCCCAAGCCCGAAGACCTGGCGATCCGCGACCGTGTGCTGGGCTGGGCCGAGGGCTATGTCGACGACCAGGAGTGGTTCATCCAGAAGGCCGTTGCCTGGTGGCTGCGCGATCTGTCCAGGCACGACATGAGCCGCGTTCATGATTTTCTTGAGAAAAATGGCAGTAAAATGAAGGGCTTCGCTCGCAAGGAAGCGGCGAAACACCTGACCTGA
- a CDS encoding 5-methyltetrahydropteroyltriglutamate--homocysteine S-methyltransferase, whose amino-acid sequence MPIQEPPFRADHVGSLLRPQAIIDARKKFFAGEIDAAALKTVEDAEIPALIKLQEDVGLKAVTDGEARRTFWHYDFMGMLDGLDIETRDGSSFVGFQGVDLPPVFPAINGKLDFPDDHPMLDHFRFVARNTKVMPKISIPGPSCIHFRTAKTDIRYKAYLEDEEEYFTDLVATYRKAVDAFYEAGCRYLQMDDIFFAYLCDPKHRADKAADGSDPDVLIRKYGEVLHEAIKDRPSDMYIGMHMCRGNFRSTHAAEGAYDLAAESIFATGVDIFFMEYDTDRAGGLEPLKLLPKGNQIVLPGFITTKTPELESMDWLKSKFDEASKYVDINQLGIAPQCGFSSTEHGNDVTEDDQRRKLELVVRCAEEIWGAV is encoded by the coding sequence ATGCCCATCCAAGAACCGCCCTTCCGCGCCGACCACGTCGGTTCGCTGCTCCGTCCGCAGGCCATCATCGACGCCCGCAAGAAGTTCTTCGCGGGCGAGATCGACGCCGCCGCCCTCAAGACCGTGGAGGACGCCGAGATCCCCGCGCTCATCAAGCTGCAGGAGGACGTGGGGCTCAAGGCCGTGACCGATGGCGAGGCGCGGCGCACGTTCTGGCACTACGATTTCATGGGCATGCTCGACGGGCTCGACATCGAAACCCGCGACGGGTCTTCCTTCGTGGGCTTTCAGGGCGTCGATCTGCCCCCGGTTTTCCCGGCGATCAACGGCAAGCTCGACTTCCCGGACGATCACCCGATGCTCGATCATTTCCGTTTCGTGGCGCGCAATACCAAAGTCATGCCGAAAATCTCGATCCCTGGCCCCTCCTGCATCCACTTCCGCACCGCGAAGACGGACATCCGCTACAAGGCCTATCTCGAGGACGAAGAGGAATACTTCACCGATCTCGTGGCCACCTATCGCAAGGCGGTCGATGCCTTCTACGAGGCCGGTTGCCGCTATCTCCAGATGGACGACATCTTCTTCGCCTATCTCTGCGATCCCAAGCACCGGGCCGACAAGGCGGCCGATGGTTCCGACCCCGATGTCCTCATCCGCAAGTATGGCGAGGTGCTCCACGAGGCGATCAAGGACCGCCCCTCGGACATGTATATCGGCATGCACATGTGCCGGGGAAACTTCCGGTCGACTCACGCGGCCGAAGGCGCCTATGACCTCGCGGCGGAGAGCATCTTCGCCACCGGCGTCGACATCTTCTTCATGGAATACGACACCGACCGCGCCGGAGGGCTGGAGCCTCTGAAGCTCCTGCCCAAGGGCAACCAGATCGTTCTGCCCGGCTTCATCACCACCAAGACGCCGGAGCTTGAGAGTATGGACTGGCTCAAGTCGAAATTCGATGAGGCGTCGAAATACGTGGACATCAACCAGTTGGGCATCGCGCCGCAATGCGGCTTCTCCTCCACCGAGCACGGAAACGACGTGACCGAAGACGACCAGCGCAGGAAGCTGGAGCTTGTCGTGCGCTGCGCGGAGGAAATCTGGGGCGCCGTCTGA
- a CDS encoding DUF3422 family protein: MTLQDHKLRYALANELHARPFPTLEAPCFAVYLAIKRPEDAAARDRAADVAHLVELLDRYGTAHPKPGANHYSGEIGKYRLKWESHTEFVTYTIFGEGLGDKPFDPSMFDVFPEDWLGRAPGVRVTSALIRVETMPDERELREKVDKWFVPESVAATYVLDRAGIIAGDFRIDEGGHLRFAFFAGPECSARRIGRVVQRICEIETYKQMSMLGLARARLLQGRLGAIGDRLSGLVAGMGAEDGAAEPRLQELLQISAELERLNAESSFRFGATAAYEAIVGQRVEVLREERWDGRQTFTEFMTRRYDPAMRTVKAVERQLADIAERAIRAGDLLRTKVDVERSAQNQKLLESMDRRADLQLRLQETVEGLSVVAISYYAVSLLGYLTAPVAAALHVDKVLWTAGLVVPVVLVVWLSGRAVRKQLMHK; this comes from the coding sequence ATGACGCTTCAAGATCACAAGCTGCGCTATGCGCTGGCCAATGAATTGCATGCACGGCCCTTCCCGACGCTGGAAGCGCCGTGCTTTGCTGTCTACCTGGCGATCAAACGCCCCGAGGATGCGGCGGCGCGCGACCGGGCGGCGGATGTGGCGCATCTGGTCGAACTGCTCGACCGTTACGGCACTGCGCATCCGAAACCCGGCGCCAACCACTACTCCGGCGAGATTGGGAAATACCGCCTGAAGTGGGAAAGCCATACGGAATTCGTGACTTACACGATCTTTGGCGAGGGACTGGGGGACAAGCCCTTCGACCCGTCCATGTTCGATGTCTTTCCTGAAGATTGGCTCGGGCGCGCGCCGGGTGTTCGGGTGACTTCGGCCCTGATCCGGGTAGAGACCATGCCGGACGAGAGGGAGCTTCGCGAAAAGGTCGACAAGTGGTTCGTGCCGGAAAGCGTGGCGGCGACCTATGTTCTGGACCGGGCCGGGATCATCGCAGGGGATTTCCGCATCGACGAAGGCGGGCACCTGCGCTTTGCCTTCTTTGCCGGGCCCGAGTGCAGCGCCCGGCGCATCGGCCGGGTCGTGCAGCGGATCTGCGAGATCGAGACCTACAAACAGATGTCGATGCTGGGGCTGGCGCGGGCGCGTCTCTTGCAGGGGCGGCTGGGCGCGATCGGGGATCGCCTGTCAGGGCTCGTCGCCGGCATGGGGGCCGAAGACGGCGCGGCGGAACCTCGGTTGCAGGAGCTTTTGCAGATCTCGGCGGAGCTCGAGCGGCTGAATGCCGAAAGCAGTTTCCGCTTTGGCGCCACGGCGGCCTATGAGGCGATCGTGGGTCAACGTGTCGAGGTGCTGCGCGAAGAGCGCTGGGACGGGCGGCAGACCTTCACCGAGTTCATGACCCGCCGATATGATCCGGCGATGCGAACCGTGAAGGCGGTCGAACGGCAACTGGCCGACATCGCGGAACGGGCGATCCGGGCCGGGGACCTTCTGCGCACCAAGGTAGACGTGGAACGCTCGGCACAGAACCAGAAGCTTCTGGAAAGCATGGACCGGCGCGCGGACTTGCAGCTTCGCCTACAGGAAACGGTCGAGGGCCTGTCGGTGGTGGCGATCAGCTACTACGCGGTCAGCCTGCTGGGCTATCTGACCGCGCCCGTCGCTGCGGCGCTCCATGTGGACAAGGTGCTCTGGACGGCGGGGCTGGTGGTGCCCGTCGTGCTCGTCGTCTGGCTGTCCGGGCGGGCCGTGCGCAAGCAGTTGATGCACAAGTAG
- a CDS encoding pseudouridine synthase, whose protein sequence is MSRVILFNKPFDVLSQFTDEKSPSPRPTLSAFIDVPRVYPAGRLDRDSEGLLVLTDDGRLQARIADPRNKTAKTYLAQIEGDPTNADLDPLRRGLMLKDGPTRPAVVRLIDPPPLWERDPPVRFRKSVPDRWIEITITEGRNRQVRRMTAAAGFPTLRLVRWRVGDWTLEGIAPGTWRDA, encoded by the coding sequence ATGTCGCGTGTCATTCTGTTCAACAAACCATTCGATGTGCTGTCGCAGTTCACGGACGAGAAGAGCCCCTCGCCCCGTCCGACGCTGTCAGCCTTCATCGACGTGCCGCGAGTCTATCCCGCCGGGCGTCTGGACCGTGACAGCGAGGGGCTTCTGGTCCTCACCGACGACGGGCGTCTGCAAGCGCGGATCGCCGACCCGCGCAACAAGACGGCCAAGACCTATCTCGCCCAGATCGAGGGCGATCCAACAAATGCCGACCTCGATCCCCTGCGCCGGGGGCTCATGCTCAAGGACGGACCCACGCGCCCCGCCGTGGTGCGCCTGATCGACCCGCCCCCGCTTTGGGAGCGCGACCCACCGGTTCGGTTTCGCAAGTCCGTGCCCGACCGCTGGATCGAGATTACCATCACCGAGGGACGCAACCGGCAGGTCCGGCGCATGACCGCGGCGGCCGGATTTCCGACCCTGCGTCTGGTGCGCTGGCGGGTGGGCGACTGGACGCTTGAGGGGATCGCGCCCGGCACATGGCGCGACGCCTGA